A window from Roseburia sp. 499 encodes these proteins:
- the sdaAB gene encoding L-serine ammonia-lyase, iron-sulfur-dependent subunit beta encodes MNLFDIVGPVMVGPSSSHTAGAVRIGYIAKLLLNENVKKAEIYLHGSFRATGKGHGTDRALIAGLLGMHPEDERIPDSFQVAKEQGMQFSFEGIELRDAHPNSVLMKLTGVNGRELEIEAASIGGGRIRISKLDGLEANFCGDYPTLIVHNLDQPGHVAEVTSMLAHKSVNIATMQLYRDRRGGDAVMIIECDKEVPPESVEWLEKLEGVRKVTYLSLIEKQ; translated from the coding sequence ATGAATTTATTTGATATTGTAGGACCGGTGATGGTTGGTCCCTCCAGCTCTCATACTGCAGGAGCGGTACGAATTGGATATATTGCAAAATTATTGTTGAATGAAAACGTAAAAAAGGCAGAGATATATCTCCATGGTTCTTTCCGGGCAACTGGAAAGGGGCATGGTACGGATCGTGCGTTGATCGCTGGGCTACTTGGTATGCATCCGGAGGATGAAAGAATTCCGGATAGTTTTCAAGTTGCAAAAGAGCAGGGAATGCAGTTTTCCTTTGAGGGAATTGAACTTCGGGATGCACATCCTAATTCTGTTTTGATGAAACTGACAGGAGTAAATGGACGAGAGTTGGAAATAGAAGCTGCTTCTATCGGAGGTGGAAGAATTAGAATCAGTAAGTTGGATGGTTTGGAAGCTAATTTCTGCGGAGATTATCCAACACTTATTGTACACAATTTAGACCAGCCGGGACATGTTGCAGAAGTCACATCTATGCTTGCCCACAAGTCTGTTAATATTGCTACCATGCAGCTATATCGTGACAGAAGAGGCGGTGATGCCGTTATGATTATTGAATGCGATAAAGAGGTGCCACCAGAATCCGTTGAATGGTTGGAAAAACTGGAAGGGGTTCGAAAAGTCACATATTTAAGTCTGATAGAAAAGCAATAA
- the sdaAA gene encoding L-serine ammonia-lyase, iron-sulfur-dependent, subunit alpha: MSFKSLKEIVDSVREQKKPFWRIIMEDDMSERMVSEEESFGAMKRMYDTMRMADQSYDEKLKSASGLVGGDGWQMREAVAAGKTMSGAFIGEVMVKALKMGESNACMKRIVAAPTAGSCGVMPAVFLTYQEQYGVKDEKMIEAMFVAAGIGTVIAERAFIAGATGGCQAEIGSASAMAAGGLAYLQGGTEQEIVHAAAMALKSLLGLVCDPVAGLVEVPCVKRNVIGAVNAITSADMAIAGIVSRIPPDEVIDAMRAVGIALPSSLKETGEGGLAATPSGEEFTRRMMEEQ, encoded by the coding sequence ATGAGTTTTAAATCATTAAAAGAGATTGTGGATAGTGTAAGAGAGCAGAAGAAACCTTTCTGGAGAATTATCATGGAAGATGATATGTCAGAACGGATGGTATCAGAGGAGGAATCTTTTGGTGCCATGAAAAGAATGTATGATACTATGCGGATGGCAGATCAGTCTTATGATGAAAAGTTGAAATCTGCCAGTGGCTTGGTAGGTGGAGATGGTTGGCAGATGAGGGAAGCAGTTGCAGCTGGAAAAACAATGTCGGGTGCTTTTATTGGCGAGGTTATGGTGAAAGCTCTAAAAATGGGAGAGTCTAATGCCTGTATGAAGCGAATTGTGGCAGCTCCTACGGCTGGTTCCTGTGGTGTGATGCCGGCGGTGTTCCTGACTTATCAGGAGCAATATGGTGTTAAGGATGAAAAAATGATTGAAGCCATGTTTGTGGCTGCAGGGATTGGTACAGTAATAGCGGAACGTGCTTTTATTGCAGGTGCAACCGGAGGATGTCAGGCCGAAATTGGAAGTGCCAGTGCTATGGCAGCCGGAGGACTTGCGTATTTGCAAGGAGGAACAGAACAAGAAATTGTCCATGCAGCGGCGATGGCATTAAAAAGTCTGTTGGGATTAGTCTGTGACCCGGTGGCAGGACTTGTAGAGGTTCCTTGTGTAAAGCGTAATGTAATCGGAGCAGTCAATGCGATTACCAGTGCAGATATGGCAATAGCAGGAATTGTAAGTCGTATTCCACCGGATGAGGTAATTGATGCCATGCGTGCGGTTGGAATAGCATTACCGAGTTCTTTAAAAGAAACCGGAGAAGGTGGATTGGCAGCAACGCCTTCCGGAGAAGAATTTACAAGAAGAATGATGGAAGAGCAGTAA
- a CDS encoding RNA polymerase sigma factor yields the protein MYFGYLLDTYQKLVYSICFKFTGNQFDAEDLTQETFLSVYKNLTTFQRDYERAWICKIATNKGLDFIKSAGRRSEPKEDAYFTEVKDSRDGPEEEYLQQESKEYVFTICQSLKSPYKEVATEHFYREKSVKEISEETGKGIKTIQTQIYRAKAMIKKLIEGRTTKR from the coding sequence GTGTATTTTGGTTATCTGTTGGATACATATCAGAAATTAGTATATTCTATTTGTTTTAAATTTACAGGTAACCAGTTTGACGCAGAAGATTTGACCCAGGAAACATTTTTATCTGTCTATAAGAATTTAACTACTTTTCAAAGGGATTATGAAAGGGCTTGGATTTGTAAGATTGCTACGAATAAAGGACTAGACTTTATTAAGAGTGCAGGAAGGCGTAGTGAGCCGAAGGAAGATGCTTATTTTACAGAGGTAAAAGATAGCAGAGACGGACCGGAGGAGGAATACTTACAACAAGAATCCAAAGAATATGTATTTACTATCTGTCAGAGCCTGAAAAGTCCTTATAAAGAAGTGGCTACAGAGCATTTTTATAGGGAAAAATCAGTAAAAGAAATATCAGAAGAAACGGGAAAAGGAATCAAGACCATTCAGACCCAGATATATCGGGCGAAGGCAATGATTAAGAAACTAATAGAAGGGAGGACGACCAAGAGATGA
- a CDS encoding LiaI-LiaF-like domain-containing protein, producing the protein MRTRRVGSITCGCMLIVFGILFLIHMVYPALSLAFIVKLWPVILVALGAEMIFANLHQASEEKEVVKYDKGAIFITFLLMCFAMGMGIVEYCMEYYVRFGYIHI; encoded by the coding sequence ATGAGAACCAGAAGAGTAGGAAGTATTACTTGCGGTTGTATGTTGATTGTATTTGGAATATTATTTCTGATTCATATGGTTTATCCGGCGCTAAGTTTGGCTTTTATTGTAAAGCTGTGGCCGGTTATATTGGTAGCGCTTGGGGCAGAAATGATATTTGCTAATTTGCACCAGGCTTCGGAAGAAAAGGAAGTAGTTAAGTATGACAAGGGAGCGATTTTTATTACTTTTTTGTTGATGTGCTTTGCCATGGGGATGGGAATTGTAGAATACTGTATGGAGTATTATGTGAGATTCGGATATATACACATTTAG
- a CDS encoding ABC transporter substrate-binding protein, protein MKRKLVSLMLVAAMAASMVVGCGNNSNDKGSNDKGKTEEAGGEKDESGSTASGDGRVYLLNFKPETDQAWQDLADVYTDETGVEVNVLTAADGQYSTTMQSEMAKDEAPTIFNIGNTTAAQTWNDYTLDLKDSELYKHLTDKSLSITYDGKIAAVANCYECYGIIYNKKILNDYCTLDGAVIASPDEITSFDTLKAVAEDINARVDEINDEFGYELQGAFASAGLDSGSSWRFSGHLANMPLYYEFKDDGCDLINGEATIDGTYLDQYKAVWDLYVNTSGADPKTLNSGALNAESEFGMEEAVFYQNGDWEFSPLTSDENGYLVTADDIGMMPIYFGVDDENQGLCVGTENYWAVNSQASQEDIDATLAFLEWVITSDEGRDAITNTMGLSAPYDTFTGDYESANAFVQDSNALMSAGKTSVAWSFNATPNVDDWRADVVSALTAYTDGSGDWDAVKTAFVDGWANQWTLAHEDDAQ, encoded by the coding sequence ATGAAAAGAAAGTTAGTATCACTTATGTTGGTGGCAGCCATGGCGGCATCAATGGTTGTTGGATGTGGCAACAACTCAAATGACAAAGGGTCCAACGACAAGGGCAAGACAGAAGAAGCTGGTGGGGAAAAAGATGAGTCTGGAAGTACAGCAAGTGGTGACGGAAGAGTTTATTTGCTGAACTTCAAACCGGAAACAGACCAGGCATGGCAGGACTTAGCAGATGTTTATACCGACGAGACAGGGGTTGAAGTTAATGTATTAACAGCTGCAGACGGACAGTACAGCACAACAATGCAGTCCGAAATGGCAAAAGATGAAGCGCCAACTATTTTCAATATTGGTAATACAACAGCAGCACAGACTTGGAATGATTACACCTTAGATTTAAAAGATTCTGAGTTGTATAAACATTTAACAGATAAGTCTCTTTCCATTACTTATGACGGAAAGATTGCAGCAGTAGCAAACTGCTACGAATGTTATGGTATTATCTACAATAAGAAAATCTTAAATGACTATTGTACTTTAGATGGAGCAGTAATTGCTTCTCCTGATGAGATTACAAGCTTTGATACATTAAAAGCAGTTGCAGAAGATATCAATGCTAGAGTAGATGAAATCAATGATGAGTTTGGTTATGAACTTCAGGGAGCATTTGCTTCTGCAGGTTTGGATAGTGGTTCTAGCTGGAGATTTTCCGGACATCTTGCAAATATGCCATTATACTATGAATTCAAGGATGATGGATGTGATTTAATCAATGGTGAAGCTACTATTGATGGAACATATCTGGATCAGTACAAAGCAGTTTGGGATTTATATGTAAATACTTCTGGCGCAGATCCAAAAACTCTGAATTCCGGTGCATTAAATGCAGAGAGTGAATTCGGTATGGAAGAAGCTGTATTCTATCAGAATGGTGACTGGGAATTCTCTCCATTAACAAGTGATGAAAATGGTTACCTTGTAACAGCTGATGATATCGGAATGATGCCAATTTACTTTGGTGTTGATGATGAAAATCAGGGACTTTGTGTAGGAACTGAAAACTATTGGGCAGTAAATAGCCAGGCTTCTCAGGAAGATATTGATGCTACTTTAGCATTCCTTGAATGGGTTATCACATCTGACGAAGGTCGTGATGCAATCACAAATACAATGGGATTATCTGCTCCATATGATACCTTTACAGGTGATTATGAATCTGCAAACGCATTTGTTCAGGATTCCAATGCATTGATGTCAGCTGGAAAAACTTCTGTAGCATGGAGCTTTAACGCAACTCCAAACGTAGATGATTGGAGAGCAGATGTTGTTTCTGCATTAACTGCTTATACAGATGGTTCTGGAGACTGGGATGCAGTTAAAACCGCATTCGTTGACGGATGGGCAAATCAGTGGACACTTGCTCATGAAGATGATGCACAGTAA
- a CDS encoding carbohydrate ABC transporter permease, with the protein MEKAIKKYFPVFVLPTLVAFAIGFIIPFIYGIFLSFCKFTTVTDFKWVGFNNYKRILYVNGVLDTTFLHSLWYTALFAIVSVIIINVVSFAIAMLLTKGIKGTNLFRTVFFMPNLIGGIVLSYIWLMLFNSVLSHFSKTIVSSQWYAFWGLMVVVCWQQIGYMMIIYVAGIQNIPGELIEAAKIDGANAWQTLKSVTLPLLMPTITICTFLTMSNGFKLFDQNLALTGGNPGKMSQLLALNIYDTMYGTTGWQGVGQAKAVIFFILVAVISMVQNRITTSKEVEQ; encoded by the coding sequence ATGGAAAAAGCAATAAAAAAGTATTTTCCAGTATTTGTGCTTCCAACATTGGTAGCATTTGCAATTGGTTTTATTATTCCATTTATATATGGTATATTCCTCTCATTTTGTAAATTCACTACGGTAACGGATTTTAAATGGGTAGGTTTTAATAATTATAAAAGGATTTTATATGTAAATGGGGTGTTGGATACAACATTTCTTCATTCTTTATGGTATACAGCGTTGTTTGCAATCGTTTCAGTAATAATTATTAATGTTGTTTCTTTTGCCATTGCAATGCTTTTAACAAAGGGAATCAAAGGAACTAATTTGTTCCGAACAGTATTTTTTATGCCAAATCTGATTGGCGGTATTGTATTAAGTTATATTTGGTTAATGCTTTTTAATAGTGTTTTATCCCATTTTTCGAAAACAATTGTCTCATCACAGTGGTATGCATTCTGGGGATTGATGGTTGTTGTATGCTGGCAACAGATAGGATATATGATGATTATATATGTTGCGGGTATTCAGAATATCCCGGGAGAACTGATTGAGGCTGCAAAAATAGATGGTGCAAATGCATGGCAGACATTAAAGTCTGTAACTCTTCCATTATTGATGCCAACGATTACAATATGTACGTTCTTGACGATGTCAAATGGATTTAAGTTGTTTGACCAGAACCTGGCATTGACAGGTGGTAATCCGGGTAAGATGTCACAGCTGTTAGCGTTGAATATTTATGATACTATGTACGGAACGACAGGATGGCAAGGCGTAGGTCAGGCTAAGGCAGTTATTTTCTTCATTCTGGTTGCTGTAATTTCAATGGTACAGAATAGAATAACTACCAGTAAGGAGGTAGAACAGTAA
- a CDS encoding carbohydrate ABC transporter permease, translating into MAKKADEMTSVRRAKHGAVLSVILAIVSLVWISPILIVIMNSFKRKAFIFRNPFSISSKSITEGWDAFVKGIERVMCGTLNYANAIKKTDFFHAFGYSLFITVASVVVIVLCTSMCAWYITRVHSKFTKGMYMLCLFSMIVPFQMVMFTLSKFANMLHLGNPVGIIVVYLGFGAGLAVFLFTGFVKGISLEIEEAAMIDGCNPLQTFFRVVFPILKPTAITVAILQAMWIWNDYLLPSLVLNINKYKTIPIAIQYLKQSHGQIDWGAMMAVLVLAIVPIIIFYLFCQKYIIEGVLAGAVKG; encoded by the coding sequence ATGGCAAAAAAAGCGGACGAAATGACTTCTGTAAGAAGAGCGAAGCACGGAGCTGTATTAAGCGTGATTTTGGCAATTGTATCATTGGTATGGATTTCACCGATTTTGATTGTAATTATGAACTCTTTTAAACGAAAAGCGTTCATATTCAGAAATCCATTTAGTATCAGTAGTAAGTCCATCACGGAAGGATGGGATGCGTTTGTAAAGGGAATTGAGAGGGTTATGTGTGGAACACTCAATTATGCCAATGCAATTAAGAAAACAGACTTCTTTCATGCATTTGGATATTCCCTGTTTATTACAGTAGCATCCGTAGTTGTTATTGTGTTATGTACTTCTATGTGTGCATGGTACATTACAAGAGTACATAGTAAATTCACCAAAGGAATGTATATGTTATGTCTGTTTTCCATGATTGTTCCATTCCAGATGGTAATGTTTACTTTATCCAAATTTGCAAATATGCTTCATTTAGGTAATCCGGTGGGAATTATAGTGGTATATCTTGGATTTGGTGCAGGACTTGCGGTGTTCCTGTTTACCGGATTTGTTAAGGGAATTTCACTTGAGATAGAAGAGGCAGCTATGATTGACGGATGTAATCCATTACAGACATTTTTTAGAGTGGTATTTCCGATTTTGAAACCAACCGCAATTACGGTGGCAATCTTGCAGGCTATGTGGATTTGGAATGACTATTTGTTACCAAGTTTGGTTCTTAATATTAACAAATATAAGACCATTCCAATCGCAATTCAGTATTTGAAACAGAGTCATGGTCAGATTGACTGGGGTGCTATGATGGCAGTACTTGTACTTGCAATTGTTCCAATTATAATTTTTTACTTATTCTGTCAGAAGTATATCATCGAAGGAGTATTGGCAGGAGCTGTAAAGGGTTAA
- a CDS encoding LacI family DNA-binding transcriptional regulator, which translates to MMTIKDIAKESGYSVSTVSRVLNNRRDVSPEAKKRIEEIVAEHHFVPNNNAKHLKQNVSKTIAVLVKGTSNMLFASIVEEIQKKIEKTRYTASITYIDEDDNEVEEAVIVCRERKPMGMLFLGGNPQSFEETFQEINVPCVLVTNQGNALKFDNLSSVATDDEKAAECAIDFLIEQGHTRIGILGGVRSLSHTSNQRYLGCLKSFAKHDIVFDEAVYYETARFSYDNAYYAMQRLYKRAGDITAVFAMSDVTAIGAIRALIDMGIKVPEEISVMGFDGIALAKYYNPKLTTIQQQYSTLASRSVEILLNYIELSTSPVHEVIPFGLIQGESVKKIIGGTQNA; encoded by the coding sequence ATGATGACGATTAAAGATATAGCAAAGGAATCCGGATATTCTGTAAGTACTGTATCCAGGGTTTTAAATAATCGTAGAGATGTAAGCCCGGAGGCAAAAAAGAGAATAGAAGAGATTGTTGCTGAACATCATTTCGTGCCAAATAATAATGCAAAGCATCTGAAACAGAACGTTAGCAAGACAATTGCAGTTCTGGTAAAGGGAACTTCGAATATGCTTTTTGCCAGCATCGTAGAAGAAATTCAGAAAAAAATAGAAAAAACAAGATATACAGCAAGTATTACCTATATTGACGAGGATGATAATGAAGTAGAAGAAGCAGTTATTGTATGCAGGGAACGTAAACCTATGGGAATGCTTTTCCTGGGAGGAAATCCACAGTCTTTTGAAGAGACCTTTCAGGAAATAAATGTTCCCTGTGTACTGGTAACGAATCAGGGAAATGCCCTTAAATTTGATAATTTATCCAGTGTTGCAACAGATGATGAAAAAGCAGCAGAATGTGCTATTGACTTTTTGATTGAACAAGGGCATACTAGAATAGGAATTCTGGGAGGAGTACGTAGTTTGTCTCATACCAGTAACCAACGCTATCTGGGATGCTTGAAGAGTTTTGCTAAGCATGATATAGTTTTTGATGAAGCAGTGTACTATGAGACAGCTCGTTTTTCTTATGACAATGCATATTATGCTATGCAGCGTTTATATAAAAGAGCAGGCGATATTACGGCAGTATTTGCCATGAGTGATGTAACTGCAATTGGAGCGATTCGTGCTTTGATTGATATGGGGATAAAAGTGCCGGAAGAGATTTCGGTCATGGGATTTGATGGGATTGCGTTAGCAAAGTATTATAATCCAAAACTAACCACCATTCAACAGCAGTATAGCACCCTGGCATCCAGAAGTGTAGAAATACTATTAAATTATATTGAGTTAAGCACTAGCCCGGTACATGAAGTTATTCCATTTGGACTCATTCAGGGCGAAAGTGTGAAAAAAATAATAGGAGGAACGCAGAATGCGTAG
- the malQ gene encoding 4-alpha-glucanotransferase, producing the protein MRSSGILMHISSLPSPYGIGTMGKEARKFVDFLVESAQTYWQVLPICPTSYGDSPYQSFSSFAGNPYFIDLDTLCEEGLLEKKECESYAWGDNVEEVDYGTLYESRYSLLHKAYGRFKKDVPADYDKFCKEQDWLEDYALFMALKDAHDGVAWSEWEEELKLRKPEAMKKATSELAEEIEFWKMLQYLFYKQWNELKAYANENGIQIIGDVPIYVAMDSADVWANPTQFYLDKNLDPIDVAGCPPDAFSEDGQLWGNPLFRWDVMKKDNFTWWTKRMEKMTKLFDVVRIDHFRGFDSYYAIPFGDKTARNGEWREGPGIELFRTMEKKLGKMNVIAEDLGFLTDSVRQMLKDSGYPGMKLVQFAFDTREDGDYLPHNYTQNSVVYAGTHDNDTIIGWLDTASKECVEYATEYLKLDKKEGYNWGIMRGVWSSVSDMAIVTMQDVLGIGSEGRMNIPSTLGCNWKWRMKDGALDKKLSKKVRNYTEVYGRAPKKPEEEKEEVKEEVKKAKKK; encoded by the coding sequence ATGCGTAGTAGTGGAATTTTAATGCATATTTCTTCATTACCATCCCCGTATGGTATTGGAACCATGGGAAAGGAGGCAAGAAAATTTGTAGACTTTCTCGTAGAATCAGCACAAACATACTGGCAGGTGTTACCAATTTGTCCAACAAGTTATGGTGACTCACCTTACCAGTCTTTTTCTAGTTTTGCAGGAAATCCATATTTTATAGATTTGGATACTTTATGCGAAGAAGGATTATTAGAAAAGAAAGAATGTGAATCTTATGCATGGGGAGATAATGTAGAAGAGGTAGATTACGGTACATTATATGAGAGCCGTTATTCATTGTTACATAAGGCATATGGACGCTTTAAGAAGGATGTTCCGGCTGATTATGATAAATTCTGTAAAGAGCAGGATTGGTTGGAAGATTATGCTTTATTTATGGCATTGAAGGATGCTCATGATGGTGTGGCATGGAGTGAGTGGGAAGAAGAATTAAAACTTCGTAAGCCGGAAGCTATGAAAAAGGCAACATCTGAGTTAGCAGAAGAGATAGAATTTTGGAAGATGCTTCAATACCTGTTTTATAAACAGTGGAATGAATTAAAGGCTTATGCAAATGAAAATGGAATTCAGATTATTGGAGATGTTCCGATTTATGTTGCAATGGATAGTGCTGATGTATGGGCAAATCCGACACAGTTCTATCTTGACAAAAATCTGGACCCAATTGATGTAGCAGGATGCCCACCGGATGCATTTTCAGAAGATGGACAGTTGTGGGGAAATCCATTGTTCCGTTGGGATGTTATGAAAAAAGATAACTTTACTTGGTGGACAAAGCGAATGGAAAAAATGACAAAGCTTTTTGATGTAGTAAGAATTGATCATTTCCGTGGATTTGACTCTTACTATGCAATCCCATTTGGTGATAAAACCGCTCGTAATGGCGAGTGGCGCGAAGGTCCTGGAATTGAATTGTTCCGGACTATGGAGAAAAAGCTTGGTAAGATGAATGTTATTGCAGAAGATTTAGGATTCCTTACTGATTCTGTAAGACAGATGCTGAAGGATTCCGGATATCCGGGAATGAAGCTTGTTCAGTTTGCATTTGATACAAGAGAAGATGGAGACTATTTGCCACATAATTATACGCAGAATAGTGTAGTGTATGCAGGAACACATGATAATGATACGATTATTGGTTGGCTGGATACAGCATCTAAGGAATGTGTAGAATATGCAACAGAGTATTTGAAACTGGACAAGAAAGAAGGATATAACTGGGGCATTATGCGTGGAGTTTGGTCCAGTGTAAGTGATATGGCTATAGTAACCATGCAGGATGTGCTGGGAATTGGTAGCGAAGGAAGAATGAATATACCTTCTACTTTAGGATGCAACTGGAAATGGCGTATGAAGGACGGTGCACTTGATAAGAAATTATCCAAGAAAGTACGTAATTATACAGAAGTATACGGACGTGCGCCAAAGAAGCCAGAGGAAGAAAAAGAAGAAGTTAAGGAAGAAGTAAAGAAAGCAAAAAAGAAATAA
- a CDS encoding Lrp/AsnC family transcriptional regulator, with protein sequence MKHEELDYVDKEILNMLQRDARISIKEIAAKVFLSSPAVSSRISRLEEQGYIEGYHAVLNPIALGYHIKAFINLEVEPVEKKEFYPYIKSCPNVIECNCVTGDYSMLLEVLFPSTMELDHFIGELQTYGRTKTLIVFSTSVEHRGVTLY encoded by the coding sequence ATGAAACACGAAGAATTAGATTATGTCGATAAAGAAATTTTAAATATGCTCCAACGTGATGCACGAATTTCCATAAAAGAAATCGCAGCAAAGGTATTTCTTTCCTCACCTGCGGTGTCCTCCCGTATTTCCCGCTTGGAAGAACAAGGATATATTGAAGGCTATCATGCAGTTCTTAACCCTATTGCACTTGGATATCATATCAAGGCATTTATCAATCTGGAAGTAGAACCAGTAGAGAAAAAAGAATTTTACCCTTATATCAAGTCCTGTCCTAACGTCATTGAATGTAACTGTGTAACAGGTGACTACTCCATGCTGCTGGAAGTTCTTTTTCCAAGCACTATGGAGTTAGATCACTTTATCGGAGAATTGCAGACCTATGGACGTACTAAGACACTGATTGTGTTTTCTACTTCTGTGGAGCATAGAGGGGTGACCTTGTATTAA